TGCCTTACCTTCTTGTTCTCGGGGCCGCCGACCCTGCTGTAGCCGGGACCGTGAGCGAAAGTGGTCATCTGGAGCGGGCACTCCCCGCCCTTGTCGCATATGGGACAGTCAAGCGGGTGGTTTATGAGGGTGAATTCCACGGCCGCCTTTCTGGCCTCAAAAGCTTTTTCTGTGTCTGTTTTGACCACGAGGCCGTCTCTAACGGTCGTGTTGCACGCGGGAAGTACCTTGGGAACGCCTTCCACTTCCACGAGACACTGCCTGCACTGGGCGACTACGCTTAGCGAAGGGTGATAGCAGAAGTGAGGGATCTCTATCCCTGCCACCGCGGCGGCCTGGATGACGTTCACTCCGTCGTCCACATCAAGTTCAATTCCGTCGATGGTTATCTTGGGCATAAAGTGGGCTCAAGGGAAAAACGATTAGCGTAAATACTATTCAGAGAAAGTGCTTTTGACAAGTCAGGCGTTTTCGTCCTTTTCGGGTGCCTGAAACTTGGTTTTTTCATCCGTATCGTCTTCAAATTCTATGTTCTTTTTTATGTCATCCTTCGCTCTTTGAAGCTCTCTTATCCCCCTGCCAAGGGTTCTTGCGACCTTGGGCAGCTCCTTGGGCCCCAGAACCACGAGGGCGATGAAAAGTATTATCAGTAATTCAGCCGTGCCAAGTCCGAACATGGTTTCTTTCTCCCAGCGTCTAATATAACCAAAACCGGGAGACTAAGTGGCGGTTTTGTTAATTTTTTTTACGGGAGTCTTTATAAGCAGCACTAAGAATGCCGTTGCAAAAGACGCCGCCGTCGCCACGATAAGGGAATCATGATAGCTCTGTGTTATGTCGAAAAGAAGTCCCGAAATAAGAGGACCGCTGATTGCGGCTAGGGAGAATCCGGTGCCAAAAATACCGAAGATGCTTCCCAGCGACTTAAGGCCGTAGAATTTTCCAAGTATCGTGGGAAACATCGGCACCCACCCGCTGTAGAAAAGGCCGAAGAGAAAGCCGAACAGGTAGAGCGACCATACGTCAACGACCGACAGAATGAGGATTATTGAGCTTGCCTGGAAGAAATAACAGACAAACAGTATGCGCACGTCGCTTAGAATGTTGGTTATCACTCCCGAGAAGAATATGCGCCCGATAATACTCCCCACCCCTATGAATGCAGGCGCGCCGGCTGCGACAAGCGGGGTTATTCCCGATTCTATGGAGAAGTTAAAGAGGTTTACGACAATAATGAGAAAAGTGTTAAACCCTAGGAAGAAAGCGGCGTACATAAGCCAGAAGCTTGAGTGTGAAAACGCTTCCTTTGCGCTCCAGTCAGAAGCTCCTGTATCTTTCATCGCATCCTCAGAGTTCTCTCCGTACGGTCTGAGTCCCATTTCCTCGGGACGGTTTTTCACCAGAAGAGCGGAACACAGTATCACGGTAAAAATCACGGAGAGATAAACAAGGGCGCGCTCGTAACCGAATGATTCTATAAGCCAGGTGGTAAGCGGGTTTACCACCAGACCGCTTACAGGAACCCCCGCCGTGGCGATTCCTATTGCAAGCGCCCTTTTCTTAACGAACCACCTGCTTATAACGGTGACGGGCAGTATGTAGAGGAACCCGTCTCCTATTCCCACCATTACGCTGTAGGTTATATAGAGTTCCCATATGTTATTGGCATAAGAAGAGAGTAAGAAGCCGAGTGCCCCTATGAGTCCTCCGAAGAAAGTCAGGTACCTCGCGTCGTGAGTGTCTATAAGTCTTCCGGCGAACACGAACGAAAAAGCCATGCACACGCATCTCAGGGAAAAAAAGGACGATCCGACGGCTGTTGAGAGACCGAAAGCTTCGTTGAGGTAAGGGAGAAATATCCCGAACGAGTAGAGAACCATCCCGTCAAGCGTTATGAGCAGGTGCCCCGCTATGACTATGACCCATCCGTAAAAGAATCTGTTTCTAAGCATAGGTTTTTCGGTTGGAAACGGGATTTCGCCGCCTGGGGCTAATCAGAGAAGTTTCCGAAAGTCGTTGTGTCCCCCAAGGTCGGCGAGCTTTTCGAGGGGAAACGCTTTTTCCTCTCCGGTTCTCATGTTGCGAAGCGAAAAGACTTTTTTCCGAAGCTCGTCATCTCCGATAATTACGGAGTATGCCGCCCCGGTCCTGTTCGCTTTTCTCATCTGGCTTTTCAGGCTTTTGTTTTCGTATTCGGTTTCGACCCGCATGCCCTTTTTCCTCAGGCTGTCGGCTATCCTCGCCGCCTCTCCTCTGGCTTCATCCCCGATATGGATAATGCATACGAGCTGTTTTTTCCCGGGGGAATTCCTCCGCGTCCCGATCTTGTCAAGCAGAAGCAGTATTCTCTCAACCCCCATCGCGAAGCCCACTGCGGGGGTTTCCGGTCCTCCCATCCGCTCCACCAGAAGGTCGTACCTTCCCCCGGCGGCCACGGCGTTCTGGGAACCGAGTTTGTCCGTCGTTACCTCGAAGACAGTATCGGTGTAGTAGTCAAGTCCTCTCACTATCCTGGGGTTGAGTCTGTAGGGTATGGATTTTTCACCGAGAGAGGCGCTAAGAGCGTCGAGATGCTCGCTGCTCTGCTTCGAGAGATAATCCCTGATCGAAAAGGGGATTTCGGATGTCACCTCGCGACACGTTCCGGTCTTGCAGTCAAGTATGCGGAGGGGGTTAGTGCCGAGCCTGTTCTGGCAGTTCTCGCATAAAGAGTCCTTTTTCGGGGAGAGAAAATCCGTAAGGGCTTTTTTGTACCGCTCGCGCTCAGTCGGCTTGCCTATTGAGTTGAGTTCAAGTTCCACATGATCTGAGAGGCCAAGTTCCGTGACCGCAAGCCAGAGCATCGCGATTATTTCTGAATCCGCAAGGGGGTCTTTGGACCCGAAAAGCTCGGCTCCTATCTGGTTAAAGCTTCTCTGTCTCCCTTCTTGGGGTTTTTCATGCCTGAACATCTCCCCCGAGTAGTAAAGCTTCGTCACGGGCGACTTTCTGTAAAGGGAATGTTCAATAAAGGCCCTTACCACTCCCGCCGTCCCCTCGGGTCGCATCGAGACCCATTCTCCGCCCTTGGTCTCGAAGGTGTACATTTCTTTTTGTACTATGTCTGTAGTGTCACCGAGTCCCGTTGAGTAGACTCCGGAGAGTTCCAGAATTGGAATGATTATCTCGGAAAAACCGAAGCGTTCGAACACTTCTTTGGTCTTGCTCTCTACGAGTCGCAATTTTTCCGTTTCGGGGTGAAATATGTCTTTGAATCCGTGAAGACGGGCCGCTTTCATGGTACGTTTCCCCGGGTAAACCATTATCCCCGCGGGTTGGTTAAGGTTATACGCTCTTCAGTCAAAAATAAAGTTCCCGATACCGAAGAGAACCTTTCTGGAAATCAGTAAGCGCACCTAGGATGGAAGGCCGGTGAGTACGGCTAATGGGCTTGGAACCTACGGAAACTGGCGCTTTCGACCGATCCATTGAAACTGTCTTTCCAAGCCCTCGGCGAACAATACGGGCTTACTGCTCTTCGCCTTGAAAATTAAGATATATTCTTTGCGCTACACCCTGAGCGTCGTATGTGTCAACCGCGTAGAGTCCATCTTGTATGTCTCCGTTTTCATCAAGGTCGACCGGACCCGAAAGTCCTTCGTAGTCAATGTCGTCATTAATCGTGGTTTCATCGGTAAGCGCCGCGGCACAGGTAGCGTAACTATGGCACTTTGTTCCTTCTCTCGTCACATCTCGGATTTTGGAAACATAAACAGAGGGATCGTTACTTCCGGCGCTTAAGGCCGCAAGGCGAAGTATTACCACCGCATCGTAGACGTGCGCGGTAAAGTCGCTGAAATTGAACCGCTCTTTGAATTCTTCAAGCCTTTTGCCCGGAGGTGGAGTCGAAATTACCTGCTTGAATCCCTCAATCTCGCCGTTTTCCCTATCCACATGCGGAAAA
Above is a genomic segment from Candidatus Dadabacteria bacterium containing:
- a CDS encoding twin-arginine translocase TatA/TatE family subunit, whose product is MFGLGTAELLIILFIALVVLGPKELPKVARTLGRGIRELQRAKDDIKKNIEFEDDTDEKTKFQAPEKDENA
- a CDS encoding OFA family MFS transporter, producing the protein MLRNRFFYGWVIVIAGHLLITLDGMVLYSFGIFLPYLNEAFGLSTAVGSSFFSLRCVCMAFSFVFAGRLIDTHDARYLTFFGGLIGALGFLLSSYANNIWELYITYSVMVGIGDGFLYILPVTVISRWFVKKRALAIGIATAGVPVSGLVVNPLTTWLIESFGYERALVYLSVIFTVILCSALLVKNRPEEMGLRPYGENSEDAMKDTGASDWSAKEAFSHSSFWLMYAAFFLGFNTFLIIVVNLFNFSIESGITPLVAAGAPAFIGVGSIIGRIFFSGVITNILSDVRILFVCYFFQASSIILILSVVDVWSLYLFGFLFGLFYSGWVPMFPTILGKFYGLKSLGSIFGIFGTGFSLAAISGPLISGLLFDITQSYHDSLIVATAASFATAFLVLLIKTPVKKINKTAT
- a CDS encoding histidine--tRNA ligase; translation: MVYPGKRTMKAARLHGFKDIFHPETEKLRLVESKTKEVFERFGFSEIIIPILELSGVYSTGLGDTTDIVQKEMYTFETKGGEWVSMRPEGTAGVVRAFIEHSLYRKSPVTKLYYSGEMFRHEKPQEGRQRSFNQIGAELFGSKDPLADSEIIAMLWLAVTELGLSDHVELELNSIGKPTERERYKKALTDFLSPKKDSLCENCQNRLGTNPLRILDCKTGTCREVTSEIPFSIRDYLSKQSSEHLDALSASLGEKSIPYRLNPRIVRGLDYYTDTVFEVTTDKLGSQNAVAAGGRYDLLVERMGGPETPAVGFAMGVERILLLLDKIGTRRNSPGKKQLVCIIHIGDEARGEAARIADSLRKKGMRVETEYENKSLKSQMRKANRTGAAYSVIIGDDELRKKVFSLRNMRTGEEKAFPLEKLADLGGHNDFRKLL